Proteins encoded within one genomic window of Gadus chalcogrammus isolate NIFS_2021 chromosome 6, NIFS_Gcha_1.0, whole genome shotgun sequence:
- the LOC130384434 gene encoding purpurin isoform X1 → MDFQMLSLLMVVLACVEQSLASCVVESFTVKEDFDPKRYAGKWYALQKKDPEGLFLEDNISAEYTIGDDGSMVAASRGRVTLFGFWVVCADMAAQYSVPDPTTPGKMFMNYQGLASYLSSGGDNYWVIDTDYDNYAITYACRTLKEDGSCDDGYSLIFSRNPRGMPPPIQRLVRQKQEELCMVGQYSPVLQSGAC, encoded by the exons ATGGACTTCCAAATGTTGTCTCtgttgatggtggtgctggCCTGCGTGGAGCAGAGCCTGGCCTCCTGTGTGGTGGAGAGTTTCACCGTGAAAGAAGACTTCGACCCCAAGAGA TACGCAGGGAAGTGGTACGCTTTGCAGAAGAAGGATCCGGAAGGTCTTTTCCTCGAGGACAACATCTCAGCCGAGTACACCATCGGGGACGACGGGTCCATGGTCGCCGCCTCAAGGGGCAGAGTCACCCTGTTTGG GTTCTGGGTGGTGTGTGCCGACATGGCAGCCCAGTACTCCGTTCCCGACCCCACCACCCCCGGCAAGATGTTCATGAACTACCAGGGCCTGGCCAGCTACCTGTCCAGTGGAG GTGACAACTACTGGGTGATCGACACGGACTACGACAACTACGCCATCACCTACGCCTGCCGCACGCTGAAGGAGGACGGGAGCTGTGATGACGGCTACTCCCTGATCTTCTCCCGTAACCCCCGCGGCATGCCCCCGCCCATCCAGAGGCTCGTGAGGCAGAAGCAGGAGGAGCTCTGCATGGTGGGACAGTACTCGCCCGTCCTGCAGTCCG GAGCTTGCTAA
- the idua gene encoding alpha-L-iduronidase, giving the protein MLTYKQVVKWTFTLAFLINFDHTAGSSFTITVDVEKPLGELKHFWTSTGFCPPLPHTEAHRFVLSRDQELNLAYVGSVPHGGIQQVRIHWMLELVTIQYGEGGTRYNFTKLDQLIELLWINGLRPGFELMGSASNFFSDLEDKQQVEEWRKMVYLVAKRYIDKYGLGVVSQWNFETWNEPNNHDFDNVTMSIQGFLNYYDACSEGLRAASPALGFGGPGDSCHSPPHSPYCWAMLQHCYNGTNFFTGQTGVRLDYIALHKKGGGFSLPILQQEVQTMQEIQDRFPLFRSLAVYNDEADPMVGWSRPLPWRADVTYAAMVVKVIAQHQALVSLGAAGGSGINYTLLSNDNAFLSYHPYPFTQRTLTARFQVNNTQPPHVQLVRKPVLTVMGLLALIGDVEVQAEVVDSGRVLNGSMLGVLASSQRPRVPGTSDSWQAAVLIYNSNDSSSSASTQRATLTLKGLAAQKDLVYVTYSLDNNVTNPQQLWRAMGSPNFPTAQQFQQLRAAEDPHVEGPWPVPAGDTLTLDLKLSLPSVLLVHVCAKPRAVPDQVNGLRFIRITKGQVLIVWSDHCVDSKCLLTFEVEFSRDGEDFHRINDRHSIFTSYVYSPVDQEVRGVYRVRALDYWGRPGSYSLAEPYSQDH; this is encoded by the exons ATGCTCACTTATAAACAAGTAGTTAAGTGGACTTTTACTCTAGCTTTCCTGATAAACTTTGACCACACGGCAGGCTCCTCGTTTACTATCACAGTGGATGTCGAGAAGCCGCTTGGAGAATTGAAACACTTTTGGACCAGTACTGGTTTTTG cccccctctcccccacaccgAGGCCCACCGGTTTGTCCTCAGCAGAGACCAGGAACTGAACCTGGCCTATGTGGGGTCGGTTCCCCACGGAGGGATCCAGCAGGTCCGCATCCACTGGATGCTGGAGCTAGTAACGATACA ATATGGTGAAGGAGGAACACGGTACAACTTCACAAAGCTAGATCAGCTGATTGAGCTCTTGTGGATCAACGGACTGAGACCAG GTTTTGAACTGATGGGCAGCGCCTCCAACTTCTTCAGTGACCTGGAGGACaagcagcaggtggaggagtggaggaagaTGGTGTACCTTGTTGCCAAGCGGTACATCG ACAAATATGGTCTCGGGGTCGTCTCCCAGTGGAACTTTGAAACATGGAATGAACCCAACAACCACGATTTTGACAACGTCACGATGTCCATCCAAG GGTTCCTGAACTACTACGACGCCTGCTCGGAGGGCCTGCGGGCCGCCAGCCCGGCGCTGGGGTTCGGGGGCCCGGGGGACTCGTGCCACAGCCCCCCGCACTCGCCCTACTGCTGGGCCATGCTGCAGCACTGCTACAACGGGACCAACTTCTTCACGGGCCAGACCGGTGTCCGTCTGGACTACATCGCCCTGCACaagaag GGAGGGGGGTTCTCCCTACCCATCCTGCAGCAGGAGGTGCAGACCATGCAGGAGATCCAGGACCGCTTCCCCCTGTTCCGGAGCCTCGCCGTCTACAACGACGAGGCGGACCCCATGGTGGGCTGGTCCAGGCCCCTGCCGTGGAGGGCGGACGTCACCTACGCCGCCATGGTGGTCAAG GTGATCGCTCAGCACCAGGCCCTGGTGTCCCTCGGGGCGGCCGGCGGCAGCGGCATCAACTACACCCTGCTGAGCAACGACAACGCCTTCCTCAGCTACCACCCGTACCCCTTCACCCAGCGCACCCTGACCGCCCGCTTCCAGGTCAACAACACCCAGCCGCCCCACGTCCAGCTGGTCCGGAAGCCCGTCCTGACCGTCATGGGCCTGCTGGCTCTAatag GAGACGTCGAGGTCCAAGCTGAGGTGGTGGACTCGGGGAGGGTGCTGAACGGCAGCATGCTGGGGGTCCTGGCCAGCTCCCAGAGGCCCCGGGTCCCAGGGACCTCTGACAGCTGGCAGGCGGCTGTGCTGATCTACAACAGCAACGACAGCAGCTCCTCGGCCAGCACTCAGCGTGCAACCCTGACTCTAAAGGGACTGGCAGCACAAAAAG ACCTGGTCTACGTCACATATTCCCTGGACAACAACGTCACCAACCCCCAGCAGTTGTGGCGGGCCATGGGCAGCCCCAACTTCCCCACAGCCCAGCAGTTCCAGCAGCTCAGGGCTGCAGAG GACCCCCATGTTGAGGGGCCCTGGCCGGTGCCTGCAGGGGACACTCTGACCCTGGATCTGAAGCTGTCCCTGCCCTCCGTCCTCCTGGTCCACGTGTGTGCCAAGCCCAGGGCAGTGCCCGATCAG gtCAATGGATTGCGCTTCATCAGGATCACCAAAGGCCAAGTCCTGATTGTCTGGTCCGACCACTGTGTGGATTCTAA GTGCCTCCTGACATTTGAAGTGGAATTCTCCAGGGATGGCGAGGACTTCCATCGCATCAACGACCGGCACTCTATTTTTACATCCTACGTCTACTCGCCAG TTGAccaggaggtgaggggggtctACAGGGTCCGGGCCCTGGACTACTGGGGACGACCGGGGTCCTACTCTCTGGCCGAACCGTACTCACAGGaccactag
- the LOC130384434 gene encoding purpurin isoform X2 has product MFIPLYAGKWYALQKKDPEGLFLEDNISAEYTIGDDGSMVAASRGRVTLFGFWVVCADMAAQYSVPDPTTPGKMFMNYQGLASYLSSGGDNYWVIDTDYDNYAITYACRTLKEDGSCDDGYSLIFSRNPRGMPPPIQRLVRQKQEELCMVGQYSPVLQSGAC; this is encoded by the exons ATGTTTATACCTCTG TACGCAGGGAAGTGGTACGCTTTGCAGAAGAAGGATCCGGAAGGTCTTTTCCTCGAGGACAACATCTCAGCCGAGTACACCATCGGGGACGACGGGTCCATGGTCGCCGCCTCAAGGGGCAGAGTCACCCTGTTTGG GTTCTGGGTGGTGTGTGCCGACATGGCAGCCCAGTACTCCGTTCCCGACCCCACCACCCCCGGCAAGATGTTCATGAACTACCAGGGCCTGGCCAGCTACCTGTCCAGTGGAG GTGACAACTACTGGGTGATCGACACGGACTACGACAACTACGCCATCACCTACGCCTGCCGCACGCTGAAGGAGGACGGGAGCTGTGATGACGGCTACTCCCTGATCTTCTCCCGTAACCCCCGCGGCATGCCCCCGCCCATCCAGAGGCTCGTGAGGCAGAAGCAGGAGGAGCTCTGCATGGTGGGACAGTACTCGCCCGTCCTGCAGTCCG GAGCTTGCTAA